From Blastochloris viridis, one genomic window encodes:
- a CDS encoding DUF2460 domain-containing protein produces MGFHDVRFPDAIARGATGGPEYSTDIITVASGFEQRNINWQASRARYDIGTGIRTREQMAEVIAFFRARKGRAYGFRFRDWTDFEATGQEMVPTADPLVWQLVRRYASGPVEEVRLITKPEAGSVMVRVNGTPASVTIDPLTGKVTFPSAPAATPYADVRFDVPCRFDADHLPVVATAYHLQQVSSIPIVEIRA; encoded by the coding sequence ATGGGGTTCCACGACGTCCGCTTCCCCGACGCCATTGCCCGCGGCGCCACCGGCGGCCCGGAATATTCGACCGACATCATAACGGTGGCCTCCGGCTTCGAGCAGCGCAACATCAACTGGCAGGCCTCGCGCGCCCGCTACGACATCGGCACTGGCATCCGCACCCGCGAGCAGATGGCCGAGGTGATCGCCTTCTTCCGCGCCCGCAAGGGTCGCGCGTATGGCTTCCGGTTCCGCGACTGGACCGATTTTGAGGCCACCGGCCAGGAGATGGTGCCGACCGCCGACCCGCTGGTCTGGCAATTGGTGCGGCGCTATGCCAGCGGCCCGGTCGAGGAGGTCCGCCTGATCACCAAGCCCGAAGCAGGGAGCGTCATGGTGCGCGTCAATGGCACGCCGGCCAGCGTCACCATCGACCCTCTGACCGGCAAGGTGACGTTCCCGTCGGCGCCGGCGGCGACGCCCTACGCCGACGTCCGCTTCGACGTGCCGTGCCGGTTTGATGCCGACCATCTGCCGGTGGTGGCGACGGCCTATCACCTGCAGCAAGTCTCGTCGATCCCGATCGTCGAGATCCGCGCCTGA